The following proteins come from a genomic window of Herpetosiphon gulosus:
- a CDS encoding penicillin-binding transpeptidase domain-containing protein, with translation MRGRLIGLRVVSLIIFVVLLARLQQLQFGSSAASSRASIEQNITRRDYVAPQRGEIFASDGTTLLAASVPTSILGIQAESLPRKRADRNAVYLRLSMLLPFSDTFTLSPTTKLQEDPALAAAIYAISPILPADTNFAPAQSITVTVPMGKALTALQLSQAYTDVITLQPGVEKMLAKANLPGYLVVPVAKNIPDDVALAIRENALALPGVRVVDGFQRDYPLGAEVQSLSHLLGYMIRINDKQLARYNPTNDADGPRQYLESDLIGVDGIENYYESTLRGKLGTNQISVDVWDRIVGEPTVLQPMEDGKNLILNIDMNLQQASEEILQKWLDVADQRRVRLANTPGKDQAKYASYDPINKGVIMVMDVNTGAVLASVSLPAYDNNAFNRGEVEEITDLFTDEENTPLLHRAIAGKYPPGSTFKQFTAAAALDSDIINPGTQIQDPGFLIVRNEYNEALTNQYPNSNRRANGLINVSDALKVSSNVFFNTVAGGTDYVTNLKPTDPQIKGGLGIDRLYETVSGEFGFDKLTGIDLPGEDSGIIPNKEWKKQRRERWGVGDTYIAAIGQGDVQVTPLQLLRATVATANRGSVYQPQVVKAITDLNRTDTITLTPVIEHTINLAPEHWAIIREGMRRSVRDSDAYNRIANNNNKPAGAILADIDRLDLAGKTGTAEYAEGPYLRSHSWFVGFAPFDNPKVAILAMLEGTGDLGDGSGTLALPAVVDVLRAYNGEAFPDINGNLPTPAAGSTGQ, from the coding sequence ATGCGCGGTCGCTTGATCGGCTTACGGGTCGTGAGCTTAATTATTTTTGTGGTCTTGCTCGCACGCTTGCAGCAATTGCAATTTGGCAGCAGCGCTGCATCCTCACGTGCTTCAATTGAGCAAAATATTACCCGCCGCGATTATGTTGCCCCCCAACGTGGCGAAATTTTTGCCAGCGATGGCACAACGCTGCTAGCAGCCTCGGTTCCAACCTCGATCTTGGGGATTCAAGCTGAATCACTGCCACGCAAACGCGCTGATCGCAATGCGGTGTATCTGCGGCTGAGTATGTTGTTGCCCTTCAGCGATACTTTCACGCTCTCACCAACCACCAAATTACAAGAAGATCCAGCGTTGGCCGCAGCAATTTATGCTATCTCGCCAATTTTGCCTGCCGATACCAACTTCGCACCAGCGCAATCGATCACGGTGACCGTGCCGATGGGCAAGGCTTTGACTGCGCTGCAATTGAGCCAAGCCTATACTGATGTGATCACCCTGCAACCTGGGGTTGAAAAGATGCTTGCCAAAGCCAACTTGCCAGGGTATTTGGTTGTGCCCGTTGCCAAAAATATTCCTGATGATGTGGCCTTGGCGATTCGCGAAAATGCGCTGGCCTTGCCCGGCGTGCGGGTGGTCGATGGCTTCCAGCGCGATTACCCACTGGGTGCCGAAGTTCAATCGCTCTCGCATTTATTGGGCTATATGATTCGGATTAACGATAAGCAACTGGCCCGTTATAACCCCACCAATGATGCTGACGGCCCGCGCCAATATCTCGAAAGCGATTTAATTGGGGTTGATGGGATCGAAAATTATTATGAATCGACCTTGCGCGGCAAACTCGGCACAAATCAAATTTCGGTTGATGTCTGGGATCGAATTGTCGGCGAGCCAACGGTGTTGCAGCCAATGGAAGATGGCAAAAATCTGATTTTGAATATTGATATGAATTTGCAGCAAGCCAGCGAGGAAATTTTACAAAAATGGCTCGATGTTGCCGATCAACGCCGCGTGCGCTTAGCCAACACACCGGGCAAAGATCAAGCTAAATATGCCTCATACGACCCCATTAACAAAGGCGTGATTATGGTGATGGATGTCAACACGGGGGCTGTTTTGGCCTCGGTCAGCTTGCCAGCCTACGATAACAACGCCTTTAATCGCGGTGAGGTCGAGGAAATTACCGATTTATTTACCGATGAAGAAAACACACCCTTGCTGCATCGGGCAATTGCTGGTAAATATCCGCCTGGCTCGACCTTCAAGCAATTTACTGCTGCCGCTGCCTTAGATAGCGATATCATCAACCCTGGCACGCAAATTCAAGACCCAGGCTTTTTGATTGTGCGCAACGAATATAACGAAGCCTTGACCAACCAATATCCCAACTCCAATCGTCGCGCCAATGGATTGATCAACGTTTCTGATGCGTTGAAAGTCTCATCGAACGTCTTTTTCAACACAGTTGCTGGCGGCACCGATTATGTCACCAATCTCAAACCAACCGATCCCCAAATCAAAGGTGGCTTGGGGATTGATCGCTTGTATGAGACGGTTTCGGGCGAGTTTGGCTTCGATAAATTGACCGGAATCGATTTGCCAGGCGAAGATTCGGGGATTATTCCCAATAAAGAGTGGAAGAAACAGCGCCGTGAACGTTGGGGCGTTGGCGATACCTATATCGCGGCAATTGGTCAGGGCGATGTGCAAGTTACGCCCTTGCAATTGCTGCGTGCTACCGTCGCTACCGCCAATCGTGGTTCAGTCTATCAACCACAAGTCGTCAAAGCGATTACCGATTTGAACCGCACCGATACGATCACGCTTACCCCAGTGATTGAACATACGATTAATCTGGCACCTGAGCATTGGGCAATTATTCGCGAAGGCATGCGCCGCTCAGTGCGTGATTCCGATGCCTACAATCGCATCGCCAACAACAATAACAAACCAGCAGGCGCAATTTTGGCCGATATCGATCGGCTGGATTTGGCAGGCAAAACCGGAACCGCCGAGTATGCCGAAGGACCATATTTGCGTTCGCACTCATGGTTTGTTGGCTTTGCACCGTTCGATAATCCTAAGGTGGCGATTTTGGCCATGCTCGAAGGCACTGGCGATTTAGGTGACGGTTCGGGGACATTGGCCTTGCCAGCAGTAGTTGATGTGCTGCGAGCCTATAATGGCGAAGCCTTCCCCGATATCAATGGTAATTTGCCTACGCCTGCGGCTGGCAGCACTGGTCAATAG
- a CDS encoding peroxiredoxin, translating to MTTATAGKLAVGDQAPTFSLPNQAGQLVDLQSLLGHKKIVLFFYPKDHSAGCVAEVCAFRDQYEVFKQAGAEVIGISSDSVESHEQFAANHRLPFTLLSDREGAVRKLYGATTLGILAGRVTYIIDQHGTIQHIFSSLLNANKHISEALRIIKEA from the coding sequence GTGACTACTGCAACTGCTGGCAAATTAGCTGTTGGTGATCAAGCCCCGACCTTCAGCCTGCCCAATCAAGCAGGCCAATTGGTCGATTTACAAAGCCTGCTTGGCCACAAGAAAATCGTCTTATTTTTCTATCCTAAGGATCATTCGGCTGGCTGCGTGGCCGAAGTCTGTGCCTTTCGCGACCAATATGAAGTGTTTAAGCAAGCGGGTGCTGAAGTAATTGGCATTAGCAGTGATTCGGTTGAGTCGCACGAACAGTTTGCCGCCAATCATCGCTTGCCGTTTACCTTATTAAGCGATCGCGAAGGGGCAGTGCGTAAACTCTATGGCGCAACCACTTTAGGCATTTTGGCAGGCCGTGTCACCTATATCATCGATCAGCACGGCACAATTCAGCATATTTTTTCATCGTTGCTAAATGCCAACAAACACATCAGCGAAGCCCTACGCATCATCAAAGAGGCTTAG
- a CDS encoding AAA family ATPase, translating to MDLRCYFLGQPQIFYNQTAIHLTNAKALALLAYLACHNQPQPRERILGLLWAESSSSAARKNLSNCLWQLRQQLGEGCIRSHDDRLSLGSAVWNDLQALWQLHQPDLQTLLNCYRGPLLDGLNLRDAPEFELWLLYERNRLHQYYLQLLEQALQTTNDQQQKLQLASHSLSVDPLHEPFVQAAIQACLALDQRANALQYYTNFQHQLAQQLGLEPAAATQALRMQILGSPTAPRIQSPRLPTPRNTSKLVGREPDYALLHAAWQRSLHGHVQVVLLTGELGIGKTSLWQTWLGQIREAHQVVVARGLEITQLLPFAPFLAWTDQTALFDWLFGTQSPLSPYWQSELARLIPDFKQREIIPPLSNATPAEERRRIFEAMLQVLLLFADQPLVLVLDDAHWADQLSLGWLGYAAERLQSKSVLIILTYRANQVQGELANLLWHWQRNHIAQRHELQPLSPLESEQLVLQQGGDQQRSVQLYRRSRGNPYFLHELLHAPSDQIPSSLADVLGLRLINLPSAAQALLSAAMILGINSTLELLQQVSHCAEDQALDMLDLLLQQGILVEQAGQYQIAHPLIGEVWQQQLSPARRQVFHRRAAEALAENYAGILPMVAVQLASHYEAAGKAHEAARYAEMAGYHALIMAAGSEAVVLYQRALTLEPTPLRQLGLGRAWVLQGDLVAARTSFNAARQAFELLGDFEGAAQASLQLAASYQ from the coding sequence ATGGATCTACGCTGCTATTTTTTGGGGCAGCCCCAAATTTTTTACAATCAAACAGCGATCCACCTAACCAATGCTAAAGCGCTGGCGCTGTTGGCCTATTTGGCATGTCACAACCAACCGCAACCGCGTGAGCGAATTTTGGGTTTGCTCTGGGCCGAAAGTAGCAGTAGCGCCGCACGCAAGAATCTGAGCAATTGTCTTTGGCAGTTGCGCCAACAGCTCGGCGAGGGCTGCATTCGTAGCCACGATGATCGGCTGAGTTTGGGGAGTGCAGTTTGGAATGATTTGCAGGCGCTGTGGCAATTGCACCAGCCTGATCTTCAAACCTTGCTCAATTGTTATCGCGGCCCGTTGCTCGATGGCCTGAACTTACGCGATGCCCCAGAGTTTGAATTGTGGCTGTTGTACGAGCGCAATCGTTTGCATCAATATTATCTACAACTGCTTGAACAAGCTTTGCAAACGACCAACGATCAGCAGCAAAAACTGCAACTTGCCAGCCATAGTTTGAGTGTTGATCCGTTGCACGAACCATTCGTTCAAGCGGCAATTCAAGCATGTTTGGCGCTTGATCAACGGGCCAATGCCTTGCAATACTACACCAATTTTCAACATCAACTAGCGCAGCAACTAGGCTTAGAGCCAGCAGCAGCCACTCAAGCTTTGCGGATGCAGATTCTTGGCTCGCCCACAGCTCCACGCATTCAATCGCCGCGCTTGCCAACTCCGCGCAATACCAGCAAATTGGTTGGTCGCGAGCCGGATTATGCGCTGTTGCATGCTGCTTGGCAACGTAGTTTGCATGGCCACGTGCAGGTTGTGTTACTGACTGGCGAGTTGGGCATTGGCAAAACCAGTTTATGGCAAACATGGCTGGGCCAAATTCGCGAGGCCCATCAGGTGGTGGTTGCGCGTGGGCTAGAAATTACCCAATTGCTGCCATTTGCGCCTTTTTTAGCTTGGACTGACCAAACCGCGCTGTTCGATTGGCTGTTTGGAACACAATCGCCGCTATCGCCTTACTGGCAAAGCGAATTGGCCCGTTTGATTCCCGATTTCAAACAGCGCGAGATTATTCCGCCGCTGAGCAATGCCACGCCTGCCGAAGAACGCCGTCGAATCTTCGAGGCTATGTTGCAAGTGCTCTTGCTCTTTGCTGATCAGCCGTTGGTATTGGTGCTTGATGATGCGCATTGGGCCGACCAACTTTCGCTGGGCTGGCTGGGCTATGCTGCTGAGCGCCTGCAATCCAAGTCAGTGCTGATCATTTTGACCTATCGGGCTAACCAAGTACAGGGGGAATTGGCAAACTTGCTTTGGCATTGGCAGCGTAACCATATTGCCCAACGCCATGAATTACAGCCCCTCAGCCCCCTCGAAAGCGAGCAATTGGTGCTGCAACAAGGCGGCGATCAGCAGCGCAGTGTTCAACTCTATCGGCGCAGTCGTGGCAACCCCTATTTTTTGCATGAGCTATTGCATGCGCCAAGCGATCAAATTCCTAGTTCGCTGGCCGATGTACTAGGCTTGCGCTTAATCAACTTACCAAGTGCCGCCCAAGCCTTGCTCTCAGCTGCCATGATTTTGGGCATCAACAGCACCCTCGAATTGCTCCAACAGGTCAGCCATTGCGCCGAAGATCAAGCGCTTGATATGCTTGATCTGTTATTGCAGCAAGGTATTTTGGTCGAGCAAGCTGGCCAGTATCAAATTGCCCATCCCTTGATTGGTGAAGTTTGGCAGCAGCAGCTGAGTCCTGCTCGTCGCCAAGTGTTTCATCGGCGGGCTGCCGAAGCCTTGGCTGAGAATTATGCGGGTATATTGCCGATGGTTGCTGTGCAATTAGCTAGTCATTACGAAGCAGCTGGCAAAGCCCACGAAGCCGCTCGTTATGCCGAAATGGCGGGCTACCATGCCTTGATTATGGCGGCTGGCTCAGAAGCAGTTGTGCTGTATCAACGAGCCTTAACCTTAGAGCCAACGCCATTGCGCCAACTTGGTTTGGGGCGGGCATGGGTGCTGCAGGGCGATTTAGTCGCTGCTCGGACTAGTTTTAATGCAGCGCGTCAAGCCTTTGAGCTGCTTGGCGATTTTGAGGGCGCAGCCCAAGCTAGCCTCCAATTAGCCGCAAGTTATCAATAG
- a CDS encoding response regulator transcription factor encodes MIRVAIVEDQRIVREGLIAVLEDEVTIEIVGEAANGQAALDLYAQELPDVVLMDLQMPVMDGPTAIGQLCQRWPQAKVLVLTTYATDEFIWAALRAGAKGYLLKDASADELVSAIQAVAKGSTHLAPDIAAKLVAGVSNPQPESLTPRELEVLHLLGRGRSNGEIALELDIALRTVKVHVQNILGKLGATNRTEAVSLAVRQKLISLT; translated from the coding sequence ATGATTCGAGTTGCAATTGTTGAAGATCAACGGATTGTTCGTGAGGGTTTGATTGCTGTTTTAGAGGATGAAGTAACGATCGAGATTGTAGGCGAGGCTGCCAACGGTCAAGCAGCACTTGATCTGTATGCTCAAGAACTACCTGATGTCGTTTTGATGGATTTACAAATGCCGGTGATGGATGGCCCCACCGCGATTGGCCAACTTTGTCAGCGTTGGCCCCAAGCTAAAGTGCTGGTGCTCACCACCTATGCCACCGATGAATTTATTTGGGCCGCCTTGCGAGCTGGGGCCAAGGGGTATCTATTAAAGGATGCTTCGGCTGATGAGTTGGTTTCGGCGATTCAAGCCGTTGCCAAGGGTAGCACCCACCTTGCGCCGGATATTGCTGCCAAACTGGTGGCAGGCGTGAGCAATCCCCAACCTGAATCATTAACCCCGCGCGAGTTGGAAGTGCTGCACCTGCTAGGGCGTGGTCGCTCCAATGGCGAAATTGCGCTTGAGCTGGATATTGCTTTACGCACGGTCAAAGTGCATGTGCAAAATATCTTGGGCAAGCTTGGCGCAACCAATCGCACCGAGGCTGTTAGTCTTGCCGTGCGCCAAAAATTGATCAGCCTCACATGA
- the mreD gene encoding rod shape-determining protein MreD: MDYRRRRLSERLRGQLWLALIVGLTVIIQTTLLPTIFNAHLNLVLLAVVCWTLLADATKGAAIAMYGGLLIDVVGYSPFGSHALALLLVTWVCSLAAERFPPDTWPTSLLLTIGLTPLYHLITQVFRGGTDDWLSWAIVVLVPAMIINAIAVLPTFLVLQWWNERKIRH, translated from the coding sequence ATGGATTATCGTCGGCGAAGATTAAGCGAACGGCTGCGCGGGCAGCTTTGGTTGGCCCTGATCGTTGGATTAACCGTGATTATTCAGACAACCCTATTGCCAACGATCTTTAATGCGCACTTGAATTTGGTGTTGTTGGCGGTGGTGTGTTGGACACTCCTGGCGGATGCAACCAAGGGTGCTGCTATTGCTATGTATGGCGGCTTGCTGATTGATGTGGTTGGTTACTCGCCGTTTGGCAGTCATGCCTTGGCCTTGTTACTGGTTACCTGGGTTTGTAGCCTTGCTGCCGAGCGTTTTCCACCCGATACATGGCCAACTTCGCTCTTGCTAACCATTGGGTTAACCCCGCTGTATCACTTAATTACCCAAGTGTTTCGCGGTGGCACCGACGATTGGCTGAGTTGGGCAATTGTGGTGCTTGTGCCAGCTATGATTATCAATGCGATTGCGGTTTTGCCAACCTTCCTCGTTTTGCAATGGTGGAACGAGCGCAAAATCCGCCACTAA
- a CDS encoding carbon-nitrogen family hydrolase gives MQLTVALGQIALVLGDREANLATVRQIAARAEMVGADLLVLPELWGTGYMLEQAHTLSDPLGKGLFEEVAILAARHHLAIIGSLLERDGKQVYNTATLYDAQGKRLHSYRKTHLIGLMQEDQYLGAGQQAEIFDTAWGKSACAICYDLRFPELFRRYALAGAGVIIIPAEWPTVRIEHWRTLLRARAIENQAVVIACNRVGSDRANQFGGHSVVIDPWGNVLVEGDDQSGLLTASVDLDSVAKARDFLPVFRDRRVDLY, from the coding sequence ATGCAGTTAACTGTGGCGCTTGGCCAAATCGCTTTAGTGTTGGGTGATCGTGAAGCCAATTTAGCGACGGTACGCCAAATCGCCGCCCGTGCCGAGATGGTTGGCGCAGATCTACTGGTGCTACCAGAGTTGTGGGGCACTGGCTATATGCTGGAGCAAGCCCACACGTTGAGCGATCCGCTGGGCAAGGGCTTGTTTGAAGAAGTTGCGATTTTAGCGGCCCGCCATCATTTGGCGATTATTGGCTCACTGCTTGAGCGGGATGGCAAGCAAGTTTATAACACTGCCACGCTGTATGATGCGCAGGGCAAACGCCTGCATAGCTATCGCAAAACCCACCTGATTGGCTTGATGCAAGAAGATCAATACTTGGGGGCTGGTCAGCAAGCTGAAATTTTTGACACTGCTTGGGGCAAAAGTGCGTGTGCCATTTGCTACGATTTGCGCTTTCCTGAGTTGTTTCGGCGTTATGCCTTGGCTGGCGCAGGAGTCATAATTATTCCGGCTGAATGGCCAACCGTCCGCATTGAGCATTGGCGAACCTTACTTCGAGCACGGGCAATCGAAAACCAAGCTGTGGTGATTGCATGTAATCGGGTTGGCAGCGATCGTGCCAATCAATTTGGTGGTCATTCAGTTGTGATCGATCCTTGGGGCAATGTTTTGGTTGAGGGCGATGATCAATCTGGCCTGTTGACTGCAAGCGTTGATCTCGACAGCGTTGCCAAAGCCCGCGACTTCCTGCCAGTTTTCCGCGATCGACGGGTTGATTTGTATTAA
- a CDS encoding peroxiredoxin, whose amino-acid sequence MTTATTGKLQVGDQAPSFRLPNQTGAMVDLQDLLGKKHIVLFFYPKDDSLICVAEVCAFRDQYEVFKQVGAEVIGVSSDSVESHQQFAAKHRLPFTLLSDGDSAVRKAYGAMTLGIFTGRVTYIIDPQGTIQNIFSSRLNAQKHIDESLRILQQH is encoded by the coding sequence ATGACAACCGCAACCACTGGCAAACTCCAAGTTGGCGACCAAGCCCCAAGCTTTCGCTTACCCAACCAAACTGGGGCAATGGTCGATTTACAAGATCTGTTAGGTAAAAAGCATATTGTGCTGTTTTTCTATCCCAAAGATGATTCGCTGATTTGTGTCGCCGAAGTTTGTGCTTTTCGCGACCAATACGAGGTGTTCAAACAAGTTGGAGCCGAAGTAATTGGCGTGAGCAGCGATTCAGTTGAGTCGCACCAGCAATTTGCTGCCAAACATCGCTTACCATTTACCTTGTTGAGTGATGGAGATAGTGCCGTGCGCAAGGCTTATGGCGCAATGACTTTGGGAATTTTTACGGGCCGCGTCACCTATATTATCGATCCACAAGGCACGATTCAGAATATTTTCTCATCGCGCTTGAATGCCCAAAAACATATTGACGAATCGCTACGAATTTTGCAACAACATTAA
- the mreC gene encoding rod shape-determining protein MreC: MLSRSGNAQRATKLIVWLACLVVVLLLLDQQGILTPVTDSTARVLTPVTRTLTNIRLAISDTFGGIFGSSQAAQDLAALQERVTELENENVQLRSAAAENTTLRRTAGMRERYGWRTVIGNVVSRSADAGNRVISIDRGIVDGLAVGMPVVSHVNGSPDALIGLVDTVSQHNATVLLITDARSVVSGQVLSQVNSEQESGSISQPMGDVLGQWQLGSRLIMRHIDRDAKFSVGDDVLTAGISKALAFDAPAARIPPDVPIGRVSAIRPDGHGQQADIEPYFDPDVVRTVWIIVGED; the protein is encoded by the coding sequence ATGTTAAGTCGTTCCGGCAATGCTCAACGGGCAACCAAGCTGATTGTTTGGCTGGCATGTCTTGTGGTTGTGCTGTTATTGCTCGATCAACAGGGGATTCTCACGCCAGTTACCGATAGCACGGCTCGTGTTTTGACTCCAGTTACGCGCACGCTGACGAATATTCGTTTAGCGATTAGCGATACCTTTGGCGGTATTTTTGGCTCGTCGCAAGCCGCCCAAGATTTGGCTGCCTTGCAAGAGCGGGTAACCGAGCTGGAAAACGAAAATGTCCAATTGCGCAGCGCTGCCGCTGAAAATACGACCTTGCGCCGCACCGCTGGTATGCGCGAACGCTATGGCTGGCGCACGGTAATTGGCAATGTGGTCAGTCGCTCCGCCGATGCTGGCAATCGGGTGATTAGCATTGATCGTGGTATTGTTGATGGCTTGGCGGTGGGCATGCCGGTGGTTTCGCATGTCAATGGCAGCCCCGATGCGTTAATTGGCTTGGTCGATACGGTCAGCCAGCATAACGCCACAGTTTTGTTAATTACCGATGCACGTTCGGTGGTGAGCGGTCAGGTATTATCGCAAGTCAACAGCGAACAAGAAAGTGGCAGCATTAGCCAACCCATGGGCGATGTACTTGGTCAATGGCAGCTTGGCTCACGCCTGATTATGCGCCATATCGATCGTGATGCTAAATTCAGCGTTGGCGACGATGTGTTGACCGCTGGCATTAGCAAAGCGTTGGCCTTCGATGCACCTGCGGCGCGGATTCCGCCCGATGTGCCGATTGGCCGTGTCAGCGCAATTCGCCCTGACGGCCACGGTCAACAAGCCGATATTGAACCATATTTTGATCCTGATGTGGTGCGGACTGTATGGATTATCGTCGGCGAAGATTAA
- a CDS encoding ATP-dependent Clp protease proteolytic subunit translates to MSWFQWLSPAHDIVAAKSPSMVVPYVVETSSRGERVYDIYSRLLKERIIILGTPIDSQIANVLVAQLLFLQHDDPDRDISIYINSPGGEVNAGLAIYDTMQMVSPDIATWCVGFAGSMATPVLAGGTKGKRYSLPNSTIHMHPAGGGARGYAPDVEIQIKELLRLQNIVRGLLAKDTGQPIERIARDFDRDLFMTPEQAKEYGIIDEITTHIEAGQQD, encoded by the coding sequence ATGTCCTGGTTTCAATGGCTCTCACCTGCTCACGACATTGTGGCAGCGAAATCGCCCTCGATGGTTGTTCCCTACGTTGTAGAAACAAGCAGCCGTGGCGAACGAGTTTATGACATCTACTCACGTTTGCTCAAAGAGCGGATCATCATTCTCGGTACTCCGATTGATTCGCAAATTGCGAATGTGTTGGTGGCTCAATTATTGTTCTTGCAACACGATGACCCCGATCGCGATATTTCAATCTATATCAACAGCCCAGGCGGCGAAGTCAACGCTGGCCTTGCGATCTACGATACGATGCAGATGGTTTCACCCGATATTGCGACTTGGTGTGTTGGTTTTGCTGGTAGTATGGCTACGCCAGTTCTCGCTGGTGGGACCAAAGGCAAACGCTATTCCTTGCCCAATTCAACCATCCACATGCACCCAGCTGGTGGTGGTGCTCGCGGCTATGCGCCTGATGTCGAAATTCAAATTAAAGAGTTGTTGCGCTTGCAAAATATTGTGCGTGGCTTGCTGGCAAAAGATACTGGCCAGCCGATCGAACGCATTGCCCGCGACTTCGACCGCGATTTGTTTATGACACCAGAACAAGCCAAAGAATATGGTATCATTGACGAAATTACGACCCACATTGAAGCTGGGCAACAAGATTAA
- a CDS encoding rod shape-determining protein, translating to MFRSFFRSFSRDIGMDLGTANTLVYLRGKGIVISEPSVVAIDKRTGIPQAFGAAAKAMVGKTPANIVAVRPLRDGVIADFDVVEKMMKYFFDQAHKHVGASIAGRPRVIVGVPSGVTDVEKRAARDAAMNAGAREAYVIEEPMAAAVGAGLPVTEPTGSMVVDIGGGTTEVAVISLGGIVINHSLRTAGDEIDEAVIAFARREYNLLIGERMAEKAKIAAGSAYPLEEEIKVTLRGRDLLTGLPKAIEISSIELREGIAGPVANIVSEVRTALEETPPELVADIMEHGITLAGGGSMLRGLDRRIAAETKMPVHIAEDPLSCVARGTGKMIEEFDKYRDTIRRSQESRRIKRG from the coding sequence ATGTTTAGATCATTTTTTCGCTCATTTAGCCGCGATATTGGCATGGACTTAGGTACTGCCAATACTTTAGTCTATTTACGCGGTAAAGGCATTGTTATTTCTGAGCCATCGGTGGTGGCTATTGATAAACGTACCGGAATTCCCCAAGCGTTTGGCGCTGCGGCCAAGGCGATGGTTGGGAAAACCCCAGCCAATATTGTAGCAGTCCGCCCGCTCCGCGATGGTGTGATTGCCGATTTCGATGTAGTCGAAAAGATGATGAAATATTTTTTCGACCAAGCCCATAAACATGTTGGCGCGAGCATTGCTGGCCGCCCACGCGTGATCGTTGGCGTACCCTCAGGCGTGACCGACGTGGAAAAACGCGCCGCTCGTGATGCCGCAATGAATGCTGGCGCTCGCGAAGCCTATGTGATCGAAGAACCAATGGCGGCTGCTGTTGGTGCAGGCTTGCCTGTGACCGAACCAACTGGCTCAATGGTTGTCGATATTGGCGGCGGTACGACGGAAGTTGCCGTCATTTCGCTGGGCGGGATTGTAATTAACCACTCGTTGCGCACCGCTGGCGACGAAATCGACGAGGCCGTGATTGCCTTCGCCCGCCGTGAATATAACTTGTTGATTGGCGAACGCATGGCCGAGAAAGCCAAAATCGCCGCTGGCTCAGCCTACCCGCTCGAAGAAGAAATCAAAGTTACCCTGCGTGGTCGCGATTTGCTGACAGGCTTGCCCAAAGCGATTGAAATTAGCAGCATTGAATTGCGCGAAGGTATCGCTGGCCCTGTGGCCAATATTGTTTCCGAGGTACGCACGGCCTTGGAAGAAACCCCGCCAGAATTGGTCGCCGATATTATGGAGCATGGTATTACCTTGGCTGGTGGTGGCTCGATGCTGCGTGGCCTTGATCGGCGGATTGCTGCTGAAACCAAAATGCCAGTCCATATCGCCGAAGATCCGTTGTCGTGTGTGGCACGCGGCACAGGCAAAATGATCGAGGAATTTGATAAATACCGTGACACGATTCGGCGTTCGCAGGAATCGCGTCGCATCAAACGTGGTTAG